In the Pseudochaenichthys georgianus unplaced genomic scaffold, fPseGeo1.2 scaffold_1736_arrow_ctg1, whole genome shotgun sequence genome, GTTATTTTCATCCCTCCTTTGATTCGGGAGGACCATGTTATTAACTTTGGTCTTcattggtttgttgttgttgttccccTTCCTCCCACTTTGGCCTGAGAAGACCCAAGGCTTCAACAGGAAACCTCCAGCTTTCAGGATTTGCTCCACGTTTGCTGTGATGGTTTTCAGCTTCTCGAAGTCGTTGTGAGACGTGAGGATGTCGTCAACGTAGCTATCATTTTGTAGTACCCCTCGCTCCTCTTCAAGGTGGGCGAAAGGAGGTAGGTTGGCTGTTTCTCGCATTGCGATGCATCTCACCAATATTGAATCTGGTGATTGCGTACTCCTCAGAATCCCGCCAGAGGAACCTGCGGAGGTGCGTCTCTCTATCTTCCAAACATACAGAATTGTACATTTTCCTGATGGCCCCTAAGGCAGCGTTGGTTCCCCCTCTGAACCTCAGGAGGACAGCACGTATCTGGTTAAGGACGTCTGGCCCTTTCATCAGCAAGTCGTTCATGCTGGTGCCTCTGAACTTTTGACTGCTGTTCCAGACGAGTCTTACTGGGGTTGTTGTAGAGTGTGGGTTTGGTGCAATACGGTGACTCACGAACCATACTGGTCCTTTCCAGGTCATGATCTGCTCTGTAGTCAACTtgatgcagctcctctgtcgaTCATGTCGTGCACTTGAGCTTTGTAGGCAGACTTCCACTCTGGTGCCTTGGCTAGCTGCTTCTCTGTTCTTAGGAATGTTGCTTCAACTGCACCTCTGTTGTTCGGCAGTGAGGCCGGATCCTCTAGCCAGGGATCCTTTGCATGCCGATGTGGTTCTCTGCTGTGATGGTCGCTCAAGACATAGGTGAGTCCATCCTTTCCCACCTCAAGCTCCCTTTCCTCGGCAAGGGTCATTTCTTTACCGCCGGGCTGGCAGTTTCCGCACCGGCAGCCTCCACATCTGGGCTTGCATGCCGCGCCAATGCTGTCCCATTGCCACCATTTCAGGAAACTCTCTCTGCCGGTCGAAACAGTTGATCCCTCTTTGCTTGAGGGGTTTTGTTCTGGAATGGGGTTAGTGAGCTCTTCATAtttcacagctgctgctctcaTTGATCTCGCAAAGTGGATTTTGAGAAGATAGCGCTTGGTCTTTACTTGAATCTTCATTCCGCCAACTCCATGTACAACGAGCATGAGATCTCCACTCTTGAGATCCAGGCGGCTCGCCGCTCTGTGAGTGATGTAATTTGTGTCAGAtgctaacggagcgtccacactacagctccaaaaatagcttggagctgggcgtgtctggagcttggggattttattcaagcaacacgaccaacaaccaatcgcatgaatctcccgcccccgacatacagagcaaaaacccccggggattttatgcgagcaatatatatataaatatataaactccccaaacaggcgaaaccctaccagttcccccactgtctctgccccctccctccatgctggttcctccggtttgtgtcccgggaggtgaagagggtctggtcatacaacaccgggtgattgctacggcgatagttagtttctcctccgacttcttttgaaatatagaaatgaacggcgggatatctctcccagcttagacgcggtttgattggctacggcttcagctgtcagattttgggaaacgggatttgattggctggcgctggctactccggcgtctcaggcgacagaagttgaacattgttcaacttctgtcgccggagacggaccgctctgctacccacaattcagttcggcgaaaaagcgaggctacgtgacgtcaccccattgaaagtgaatgggcagattggagctgtcgacgctgtagtgtaggcGGGCCGTAAGTCGATGAGTGTTCCGACTTTCTGTCCGGCGTTAGCTGTGACGACGAGTAGCATCATGATCACTGGAAGCTCTTGCATTCCACTCTCGACTTTGTTGGTCATTTGAGGTTTTGAAGACTCTGGAGGCAACATTTGAGAACCTCCCTCCACTGCTTTGCTACGTCCGGTGGGAGATGTTTGATGAAATCTTCTTGACCCTCTGTGTACTTCTTGTTGCCTTCATCCTTTTCAGATCCGTCACCAGACCTATTTGACACAGACTTGGGACAGAGGTAGtcgtgatgctcagcctctccatcTCTGCAGTCCTCGTTTCTGCATAGAAAGCCAGGTTTGCAGGATGACCGGTCGTCGTGAACCTCCAGGCACCTAACTTCCTTACTGAAGCCTTCCTGTCTGCTGCCTCAGAGCCCTGAGCTGCCTGCAGAAGTAGAGCTTCCTCTTGTGTTTGACATCGCCGCAGACTACACAGCCTTGGTCGTCAGCTGACTTTGTAGACTTGGTTCTGGCACTTTTATGCTCAATCCTGGTGTCTTTCCAACTCGGCTTACTTGGCTCCTCGTCTCGTAGCTGCTCGAGCTCCTCGTAGATAGTCTCTTGCTGCTTGAGAAACGCCAAGAGATAGTCAAACCTTTTATCTGGCCTCACACCATTTTTTGGATCGGCTACATATACAAGCCACTCTTTTTTGAGGGACTCAGGGAGTTTACTCTATCGATTTTGTTACGAGAGGATTCTTCATGGCGCCTGTGTCTCCCAGGTCACTCAGGTCCCAGAGTGCTTTCTCCACGGCTTGAATCAACTCGACAATTTCCTTGGTTGGCTACTCCTGCCAGATGGCATCTTCTGAAGGTCTTCCACTATTTCAATGGCAATAGCCGTTCGATTGCCATAGCGGTTCTCCAAGACACGGAGAATGTCATCTGCGGTGTTATAAGTAGTGAGGTGAAAGTCTTTCTTGATCCTGTCATCGAGGCCTGTCTAGCAACTGTATCTTTTTCACTTCTCTGGAGCCtgttggttctccctgcttttgGAGCGACTCCCAGTCTCTTCTCCACCTGTGAACATCCCGCTTGTAGCCAGAGAATCTGGGCAGAGCTGTGGGTTTTAGCCTGATGCTTGGGGTAAAGATGGGATGACTGGCAGTACTTGTTGATCCGGACCGTGTGTCTTCCTGTCGTCTCGCCATGATGAACTCAGCCTTTCTGGAAACCAGACTGGCTGCTTCCCGTTCGATGTCTCTCAACCGATTGCAGAACTCCTTCTGGTTTTCCACTGGAACCCACTGCTGCCACTTGCAATGAGCTTCCAGTGACTTCAGATGGCTGAGCATGAATTCGTAGGCCTCGTGGTTGCCATCAGGACGTACTCGAGCGCCACGCTCACACTCAGCTTCTGCTAGTTCTACAGCTGTGCACAGTTCATCTCCAAAGCATGTCTCCAAGTAGCTCTCCCACCTCCTTCAGCTTCAAGTCACATTCATTCGTGGTCCTTGCTATGTCGGCTTCTTGCTGTTCGACTGACTCCTCCTCTTTCAGCTCTGCCTCCTTTACTGCCATGACCTCTGCCATGACTTCATCATTGGTTTCCATGACTTTGTCGGCTCCCATGGAGAGTTTATTGAAGCTATCTTGGAGCTGGTCTTCTGACATGTCGTCGTGAGTTCTGATGATACCGTTAGCTAGTCGTGTGAAGGATCGTTTTGCTGCAGTCCGCTCATGTTTGAGCTGCTCGACTGTTTTCCTGACGGTTTGATCAGCCATGTTGGATTTGGGTCCACTGGCTGTTTGCAGGGTGGTATTTTATCTTCTTCCAGGTCACTGTTTTCACGGCTCCAGCTTACAGCCCCGGTTTTTTACTGTCAAGCCCTTGGGTGTATCTGCAGTGTCCCCGCTTGAAAGGGATGGTACAGTCCACAGGAGGTTTCACTCGGACAACGaccacaactttgtttcttttgagtTCTTCTTTACTTCGGTATTTGTTGTTGCAGTAGCTTATGTCGTAAGGTTGTAAGGTAAAAAAccttaaataaataattacagtaaatacaatgcacatcaaataataaattaaaaatacatGCTTTACATACTTTTTAACACTTGTGAATATAGTTTTACTTTcttaatgtatttttataaattatgttttaaacagtttttcactcattaaaaatgcaaatataATAGACTGAATGTTTAGCAGCATGCAAACCGTTTATACCAATCTACATCTCAATACACACTCAGTTGCTTTAGCTCGAGGACATCAAACAAGCACACGACTCTGAACTGGAACGCCCGCTCTAACGTGCGCCACGAGCGGCAAGTTGTATGACTTGACTAAACACACAGCTCGTCTCTCAGCGGCCGCTTTGGCTGCACCAGAGCTGCTGCTTCCACGGTTCTTCTCTTTAGCTCGTCCCGCTCCAGGTTGGATCACTGCCTTCTTTCAGGTGCTTTAAAGGTGCAGCGACGCTGATTAGCCATTAGAGACTGATTTCAGACAGCTGCCAACCAGCCCCACTTTTTAACCCCTTGATCTCCTGTGAGCATTTTCCAAGTCGACTTCACAAGTATAAACCCCTGGAGATGCAGCATGTCTTCTTCAAGGCATGCACGATAATCAAAGAAATGAACAGACTGTAAATGATATCaataaacaatatatttaacaattcaaaCGTCTTGAAAGCTCCTGGAAGTTTCCCTTTCCCCATCATCTTGCATCGAGCCAACGTCCTGGTTTTAATTCTTATTACCTGTTTGTGCAACACCATGTTTACACGGCAGTTTCTCTGACCACATCGTCCATTTTCTCCTGCAGGAACGACTTCTCCACCACACAGCAGGGGGTCGAAGTGGACAGCATCGTGCTCACCTGTCCAGAGATCTCAGGTACAATCATCTCCACTTTTCTCAAGcatttatttcatttgaaataggtttattgtgtgtgtgtgtgtgtgtgtgtgtgtgtgtgtgtgtgtgtgtgtgtgtgtgtgtgtgtgtgtgtgtgtgtgtgtgtgtgtgtgtgtgtgtgtgtggtgtgtgtgtgtgtgtgtgtgtgtgtgtgtgcgtgtgtgtgtgtgtggtgtgtgtgtgtgtgtgtgtgtgtgtgtgtgtgtgtgtgtgtgtgtgtgtgtgtgtgtgtgtgtgtgtgtgtgtgtgtgtgtgtgtgtgtgtgtgtgtgtgtgtcctaatcGTTGTGTTGTTCCTCCTTTCAGACGAGGGTCAGCTGAGTGTGAAGCGACGTGCTCTGCAGCAGAACAGGAAACCGCACGAGGATTTCTGCTCCTTCCCCTCGCAGGTCAAAGCAGCAGAGGTAAGGACTACATTACCCAGAAACCCCTCTGCTGAACACCTATAGACGCTACGGCACTTCCTGGCTAAATTAAGCCCACTTTCCGGTGAAAACAAAGCGTCAGCGCCAAGCGGAAAAATGCTGATTTTtccgtaacattttaaagtgatGCAAGAAAATAATATTTCTATTTCTTTCTATCGATCTAATGTGTTTGAATCCCCCTCTAGTCCAAGCCCCCCCTGCAGCCTCTTTGCCCCACGGTGTACCACACGGTGTGCATGAAGTGTAAAAAGCCCAGTGAGGACGTCAGCATGTGTGTGACCTGTGGCAGTGGAGCGGCGCTGCTTTCCACCGTGAGCACGCGACCCCCCCTCAGGTCCTCCTCTGGACCAATCAGCTTGCAGCAGAGCTTCTATAGACCCGCCTCCACCCTGAGGGGCTCCAGAGGATCGCTGCTGCCTCTGAGCAACAGTAACGGTCTCTCAGCGGGGGGCTCGGGGTACCAGGGAGCCAGAAACCCTCCCAAAGGGAAGAGGGCGGCGGCACATCGGCACGAACTCAACGACCCCAGTGAGTACTTTAGAGAAGTGGTAGCTAACCTTTTTATGAGCCACGGTACattttttactttaaagagttctctcctgctggtgttcaggtgtatatcagtatgtagtgtctctactttaaagagtcctctcctgctgatgttcaggtgtatatcagtatgtagtgtctctactttaaagagtcctctcctgctgatgttcaggtgtatatcagtgtgtagtgtctctactttaaagagtcctctcctctgatgttcaggtgtatatcagtatgtagtgtctctactttaaagagtcctctcctgctgatgttcaggtgtatatcagtacgtagtgtctctactttaaagagtcctctcctgctgatgttcaggtgtatatcagtatgtagtgtctctactttaaagagtcctctcctgctgatgttcaggtgtatatcagtatgtagtgtctctactttaaagagtcctctcctgctgatgttcaggtgtatatcagtatgtagcgtctctactttaaagagtcctctcctgctgatgttcaggtgtatatcagtatgtagtgtctctactttaaagagtcctctcctgctgatgttcaggtgtatatcagtatgtagtgtctctactttaaagagtgctctttCCTCCACAGTTGTTCTGTccagtgatgaagaggaggaggctgATAATGCCAGTACAGGAAGTGTGAGCCGATTGGACAGCGTTTCTCCTCGCCCCGCTGACTCCGCCCACTCCTCTCCGGCGCCCTCTGGTGGTCGAGTGGAGGCGGCAGTGAAAAGTgccggagaggaggaggaaatcAACGCCGACTTTTTTGAAGACGTCAACATGAAGATCACGATACCGAGAAGATCCCGAATGAAAGACCAGGTGAGGAGAGGAGACATTAGGAAGCTAGGGATTTAAATATAAGAAATGTTAGTGTTCTTTTAATCTTACTTAAAGTCATTTATTTTtatgaatttatttatttattacttaAATGATtgttatatatacatgtatataatatttagaaacaaggtatttattttatttattattagttttagtcacattttagtcCTTTTTATCCTTCATAGTTTTAGTCGATGAAAAATCATTAAATTTTagtcaaaatgttttctctctttaaacAAATTCAGTTAGGCAAACACAGGAATCTGAAATCTGAATCAAGGTGACagcatttggggtgaagtgtctttcccagggacacaacgacatgctgactgcagtgggagtcgaacttgctaccccctgattcaaAGTTCAGCACAcgatccactgagccacagcctcccgtaTCAAGTGTTGAAATTCGTAAAGCAACATTTCACTCTCTGTAATATCTAGGGACGGGTATAGTTAAggtttttaacggtactactactcttAAAAATCTGTGTGCATGccgctgcagcgtgtctgttaggccccgcccccgcacacagagagagtgagataggccccgccccccacacacagagagagagaggccccgccccccgcacacagagagagagagaggccccGCCCCCTGCACACAGACGAGACACAGGGAGACAGAGTTAGGcccgccccccgcacacagagagagagtgaggccccgccccccgcacacagagagcaagagaggccccgccccccgcacacagagagagagtgaggccccgccccccgcacacagagagagagagcgagagaggccccgccccccgcacacagagagagagagagagcaagagaggccccgccccccgcacacagaccagacacagggagagagagttaggccccgcccccctCACACAGACCAGACACAGGGAGAGAGagttaggccccgcccccctCACACAGACcagacacagggagatcgctcttctggagtgaagagagcggaaataatgatattgcaagttagaaacgtaagatgcattttgacagacaagacggacacttgggggaaataccCTGCATTTTGAAAGTCCGGtcgtccaccattaacaccttagtcccgtctcgtcaacgaaactaaatatacatttcgtcaGTTTTTATTATCAAGAATCTATTTTCAGCTCGTCGTGTAAAAAAGGTCGTCAACGAACATTTCTCTtcatagttttcgttgacgaaattaacacacCCCCCCTCTCTCTAATGTTTACATTGAATTGTTTTTTGTTGCAGTTTGGGAACCAACCACCCGAGCAGTTTTCCCCGAGGACGAAGAAACCCAAACTCTCTTCTGATAAATGTGACAGCGTCGTCCTGGAGTGTCGCAGCGTGCGGATAGGAACTCTGCGCCGCATGGTGACCAAGCCCGTCGTCGTGAGTAAtcccattactttttaaatatttccTCCAGACTCTGCACAGCCAAGCCGAGGGCCTCATACAGAAGAACAcacgaagggctgggccgctCACTGGAGGTGTATCGCCTCATAGGttctagggttgccagaaactgaccatgatcaaaatcgattattcggcagccctggcgaataataatcgattatcgattatatatattttggttgaaactaagccagaaaaaaaaaaaaaaaacataaataataataaaaaaataaataaaataaaatcgatttttcaaaataatattcgattataaagactgtagcgaataatcgaataatcgctggcatccctaatagGTTCAGTTATAAGTTGGAAAAGTCAATCCAACGTAGGGATGCTTGATACTTGAGAATGCTTTTAGAACAAACCAGCCTTCATCCCAGCTCTCCAGAGGGTTTACTTTCTTAGCcgctcattccttaaaacagaaaCTTCACATTGATTATAATGCGAGGAAATGGAgcggtgcagggatgacgtCTTACCCTGCAgggagctgctggttccctcgacaaaaagcaacgtGATTCCTCCAGAGGATTTAGGGAAATAGCTGGAATTAAGATCTGTGGAAAACCAacctgataaatgcacgttttgttcagctggataatctccacatgctTTCATAATGTTCCAATCATAAAGCTAATCGAAGcaacatgctaacgttatgctataaagcaggggtgtcaaactcaaggcccgggggccaaatccggcccacgacttcattttatgtggcccgcatgcaaagaatataatacgtttattatacggttacatgccactttacagaagcaggtggcccagaaactacatgtcccacaatgcatctcctttgcgcactgaagagacttgcaattatttgccctggatttCTGCTTTCAAACATAGTTAGTTACCctctccgataataatccaattagaggcaataatgtaatataatacattattttatatatatattatatattatatatgtatatttatatatttacatccggccctttgagtgcaaccataatgctaatgtggcccgcgatgataAAGGAACGACAGCCGGGTCGGCGCTTCCacgtcacgccgacttcagatccagaTTCAAACACAGACTCTAAATGGAgcgagttgaagcgtttgtctgaacactctgcaggaggcagggactggctttcaagcagaacagaaactaactcagaggagtgttcacgtgttcggcgtaatgacgtacgacGACCTGcacgacttctgtagtcctgttcagccacttggtaacagcCATCGTTTCTCAGACACGTCCACTCTTCAGAAGTCACCGTGGGGTCCCTGCTGATGATTAATGTCctggaacaaaacgtgatccgtctcttcaacgcGTCTCGACCTCAGACCTTAGTTCAGATAGTTTCCTAAACCCtacggagagatcccattggctctgagagagggaacaggaagtgg is a window encoding:
- the senp6a gene encoding sentrin-specific protease 6, which codes for MSQRPGFNSYYLFVQHHVYTAVSLTTSSIFSCRNDFSTTQQGVEVDSIVLTCPEISDEGQLSVKRRALQQNRKPHEDFCSFPSQVKAAESKPPLQPLCPTVYHTVCMKCKKPSEDVSMCVTCGSGAALLSTVSTRPPLRSSSGPISLQQSFYRPASTLRGSRGSLLPLSNSNGLSAGGSGYQGARNPPKGKRAAAHRHELNDPIVLSSDEEEEADNASTGSVSRLDSVSPRPADSAHSSPAPSGGRVEAAVKSAGEEEEINADFFEDVNMKITIPRRSRMKDQFGNQPPEQFSPRTKKPKLSSDKCDSVVLECRSVRIGTLRRMVTKPVVFSNAQIQLETEGPESNSVENVYFRASELISCEWCKIRKLPVLFFQTTADECFRLRSQLNMNEEKTGEWYDCAGDQSDEKFIVLIFENGLVSKEQNFLDEILREIGRKNNLTDFPSDLPFEEANIRLVNYNKASKQKEDKEKPMQTSQGSSVTDVTPLSPVAMATPTRMSTRQHSSYFEDEEEEMTDLQHTFSGPII